The sequence ATCGGGCACTCCCCGCTGATCATCGGCGCCATCTACGTCGCGCTCGGCATCGAGGAGGTGATCGCCCAGCTCACCGAGGAGTCGGCGCACCCCGGCCGGTTGGGCTGGGAGGCCGCGGTCGCGCTCTACGGCGGTGCCGCCCTCTACCTGCTCAGCAGGTTGGTCTTCCGTCGGCTGACAGTTGGCGCGGTGTACCCGACGCAGGTCGTCGCCGCGCTGCTGCCGCTGGCCCTGCTGCCGATCGGCCGATCCCTGTCACCGCTGGCGGCGCTCACAGTGCTGACCGCCTTCCTGATCGGGGTGACCTGGTTCGAGCGACGGATGGACCGACGCGACGAACGACGCGACTCAGCACTCCCGGGCGTTCCCTGAGCCCTCTGGTGCGGCCCGGCCAAAAGATCTGCCGCGCCGTGTCGATATCCCCGGCCCGCGTTCGTCGTCATGCTGTACGGCGACACGCCGCACCGAGAGGAGCCGAAACGTGAAGTACATGCTGCTGTTCATGAGCCCGATGGTCGATGGCGAGGTCGTCGACAACGGGTGCAGCTTCGAGGACTGGATCCGCTACGACCGGGAGATGAAGGACGCCGGGGTCTGGGTCTCCGGGCATCCCTTGCAGGACCTGACCACCTGCACCACGGTGCAGGTCGGCCCGGACGGCGAGCGCACGATCACCGACGGGCCGTTCGCCGAGACCCGCGAGCTGCTCGGCGGGTACGACGTCATCGACGTGCCGGACCTCGACGCCGCGCTGGACTGGGCGGCCCGCAGCCCCGGGGCCATCGGCACCGGATCGGTCCAGGTCCGTCCGATCTTCGAGATCGACGTGCAGGCCTGACCATGCCGGGTGAGGAGGCAGCCGTCGGGTCGTCGGTGGAGGCCGTGTTCCGGGAGGAACGCGGCCGACTGCTCGCCTCGCTGGTGCGCCGCTTCGGCGACCTCGACCTGGCCGAGGAGGTCGCCTCGGAGGCCATCGAGGC comes from Micromonospora vinacea and encodes:
- a CDS encoding YciI family protein yields the protein MLLFMSPMVDGEVVDNGCSFEDWIRYDREMKDAGVWVSGHPLQDLTTCTTVQVGPDGERTITDGPFAETRELLGGYDVIDVPDLDAALDWAARSPGAIGTGSVQVRPIFEIDVQA